Proteins encoded by one window of Streptococcus sanguinis:
- a CDS encoding cobalamin-independent methionine synthase II family protein has protein sequence MTKSKFQLVGSLLRPENLRQYKTEIEHRDDIQYPFYDSFPGYHETETADIKEIIAEQKAKGIDILTDGEYSKSMWHLDFVWGLKGIERYIADHGYTFKDHDGGQYETRKDIGIRITAPLSGKNHHFIEIYKLVKEEAAGDDTKLTVWGPAHAYTELAVFDRLAGPGQVYESNEDLKKGLIQAYKEFLDDYKAAGGQIIQFDDCLWELFDESNPASFFAEGNASLADLADEFVAINNEVVDYAHELGLTVWTHNCRGNYESRSAAEGTYEAIAEKFLRDQHYDRYFLEWDSDVAGDVSALAAFKDKDAEVVLGLLSSKTTGLDDEKRVLDLLEKAATVLPKERLLLSHQCGFASCDSGNELTIEQQWAKIKQGQEIAQKFWG, from the coding sequence ATGACAAAATCAAAATTTCAACTAGTTGGATCTCTTCTGCGCCCAGAAAATCTGCGCCAGTATAAAACAGAAATTGAGCACCGCGATGATATTCAATATCCCTTCTACGACAGCTTCCCAGGCTACCATGAGACGGAGACAGCAGACATCAAGGAGATTATCGCTGAGCAAAAGGCTAAGGGTATTGACATCCTGACGGATGGAGAATACTCCAAGTCTATGTGGCATCTGGACTTTGTCTGGGGACTTAAGGGAATCGAGCGCTACATTGCTGACCACGGCTATACCTTCAAGGACCACGACGGCGGGCAATACGAGACCCGTAAGGATATTGGTATCCGCATCACAGCGCCACTCTCTGGTAAAAACCATCACTTTATCGAGATTTATAAGCTAGTCAAGGAAGAGGCTGCTGGTGACGATACCAAGCTGACTGTCTGGGGACCTGCCCATGCTTATACTGAGTTAGCTGTCTTTGACCGCTTGGCAGGACCGGGACAAGTTTATGAGTCCAATGAAGACTTGAAAAAAGGCTTGATTCAAGCCTACAAAGAGTTTTTGGACGACTATAAGGCTGCTGGCGGACAGATTATCCAGTTTGACGACTGCCTCTGGGAACTCTTTGACGAGTCCAATCCTGCTAGCTTCTTTGCGGAGGGCAATGCTAGTCTGGCTGACCTGGCAGACGAGTTTGTCGCTATTAATAACGAAGTTGTAGACTACGCTCATGAGCTAGGACTGACTGTCTGGACCCACAACTGCCGTGGCAACTACGAAAGCCGTTCTGCTGCTGAAGGCACCTACGAAGCTATCGCGGAAAAATTCCTGCGCGACCAACACTATGATCGCTACTTCCTAGAGTGGGACAGCGATGTAGCTGGTGATGTATCAGCTCTAGCAGCTTTTAAAGACAAGGATGCAGAAGTCGTTTTAGGACTGCTCTCTAGTAAGACGACAGGCTTGGATGATGAAAAGCGTGTCCTAGACCTCCTCGAGAAAGCAGCAACCGTTCTACCAAAAGAGCGTCTCCTGCTCTCCCACCAATGCGGCTTCGCCTCTTGTGACTCTGGAAACGAACTCACCATTGAACAACAATGGGCCAAAATCAAACAAGGCCAAGAAATCGCCCAGAAATTCTGGGGATAA
- a CDS encoding alpha/beta fold hydrolase, translated as MIGEKMFFTYQGNKLYYKVIGQGKPVLAIHGLGCSSELMEGCLEPIFEKHADYKRIYLDLPGMGKSDANPAFASADAILEMLLNFIETVISGHTFLLAGESYGGYLARGILAKKRSEIDGLLLICPVVVPNPQERILPKDSLLIREVGFDTAGKSEDFVDLAILQTKETYRRFAKEILVGLQMMNAPFVQKLQENYAFSFEVDQEIQEKSYDKPSLFIAGKQDQVVGFQQLAQLSHYYPRATHAVMDLAGHNAQIDQEALFTALVENWLKRIELS; from the coding sequence ATGATTGGAGAAAAAATGTTTTTTACTTATCAGGGAAATAAATTATATTATAAAGTGATTGGTCAAGGAAAGCCAGTCTTGGCAATTCATGGTTTGGGCTGTTCATCTGAATTGATGGAAGGATGTTTGGAACCTATTTTTGAGAAACATGCTGACTATAAAAGGATATATTTAGATTTGCCTGGCATGGGTAAGTCTGATGCCAATCCTGCTTTTGCAAGTGCGGATGCGATTTTAGAGATGCTCTTGAACTTTATAGAGACTGTAATCAGCGGACACACCTTTCTCTTAGCTGGAGAGTCTTATGGTGGCTATCTTGCTAGAGGAATTTTGGCTAAGAAAAGGTCGGAGATTGATGGTTTGCTGCTTATTTGTCCAGTAGTTGTACCCAATCCGCAAGAAAGAATTCTGCCAAAAGACAGCCTGCTAATTAGAGAGGTAGGTTTTGATACAGCAGGCAAAAGCGAAGATTTCGTTGATTTAGCGATTTTACAGACTAAAGAAACTTATCGACGGTTTGCAAAAGAAATCCTAGTAGGGCTTCAGATGATGAATGCTCCCTTTGTCCAAAAGCTGCAAGAAAACTATGCTTTTTCGTTTGAAGTGGATCAAGAGATACAGGAAAAGAGCTATGACAAGCCCAGTCTTTTTATAGCAGGAAAGCAGGACCAAGTCGTGGGCTTCCAGCAGTTAGCCCAGCTGTCTCACTATTATCCAAGGGCAACTCATGCTGTAATGGATCTTGCTGGCCACAATGCACAGATAGATCAAGAGGCTCTCTTTACGGCCTTGGTTGAAAATTGGCTCAAGCGAATTGAACTTTCCTGA
- a CDS encoding YbgA family protein produces MENSNQISQCQTLWARNKYLVLSHSSKIYLEIRKYLKSDSVEAAHVQGLIDQAVALPENRGQVSNAFQHIWGYFKKKASTTEKEDFMHLLLRYQSGQAEQKDLVTAVRNLLVKYPNPYLQKSTLLFGDEE; encoded by the coding sequence ATGGAAAATTCAAACCAAATATCCCAATGTCAGACTCTTTGGGCTAGAAATAAATATCTGGTTCTCAGTCATTCCAGTAAGATCTATCTGGAAATCCGCAAATATCTAAAAAGCGACTCGGTGGAAGCAGCACATGTTCAAGGCTTGATTGACCAGGCGGTAGCCTTGCCTGAAAATCGTGGTCAGGTCAGCAATGCCTTTCAGCATATATGGGGCTATTTTAAGAAAAAAGCGAGTACGACTGAAAAAGAAGATTTTATGCATCTTTTGCTTCGTTACCAATCCGGTCAGGCTGAGCAGAAAGACTTGGTAACAGCTGTAAGGAACCTGCTAGTCAAGTATCCCAATCCTTATCTGCAGAAATCCACTTTGTTATTTGGTGATGAAGAATGA
- the pheT gene encoding phenylalanine--tRNA ligase subunit beta, with amino-acid sequence MLVSYKWLKELVDIDVASAELAEKMSTTGIEVEGVTSPAAGLSKIVVGEVVSCEDVPDTHLHVCQVNVGEEENRQIVCGAPNVRAGIKVMVALPGARIADNYKIKKGKIRGLESLGMICSLGELGISDSVVPKEFADGIQILPEEAVPGEEVFSYLDLDDEIIELSITPNRADALSMRGVAHEVAAIYDKSVHFKDFSLVENEKQAADSLSVALETEKAPYYAARILENVTIAPSPQWLQNLLMNEGIRPINNVVDVTNYILLYFGQPMHAFDLDTFEGDEIVVREARAGEKLVTLDGEERELEVSDLVITVADKPVALAGVMGGQATEISEKSSRVVLEAAVFDGKSIRKTSGRLNLRSESSSRFEKGINVATVNEALDAAASMIADLAGATVQAGIVSAGSLDTSDIEVVSSLADVDRVLGTDLLYTDIVDVFRRLGFGLSGNAEQFTVSVPRRRWDISIEADLYEEIARIYGYDKLPASLPKDDGTAGELTATQQLRRQVRTLAEGVGLTEIITYALTTPEKAIEFTLNPSNLTELMWPMTVERSVLRQNMVSGILDSLAYNVARKNKNLALYEIGKVFEQTGNPKEDLPNEINSFAFALTGLVNEKDFQTKPVAVDFFYAKGVVEALFAKLGLKAEYAASNQIKSLHPGRTALISINGQPVGFVGQVHPATAKAYDIPETYVAELNLSAIEEQLQPAQPFTEITKFPAVSRDVALLLKAEITHQEVLDAIQAAGVKRLTDIKLFDIFSGDKLGVGLKSMAYSLTFQNPEASLTDEEVAKYMEKIEKSLIEKLGAELR; translated from the coding sequence ATGCTAGTAAGTTATAAGTGGTTAAAAGAGTTAGTAGACATTGATGTGGCGAGCGCTGAGCTGGCTGAGAAAATGTCAACGACAGGAATTGAAGTGGAAGGTGTGACATCACCAGCTGCGGGCCTGTCTAAAATTGTCGTTGGTGAGGTGGTATCGTGTGAGGATGTTCCTGATACCCACCTGCATGTTTGTCAAGTCAATGTCGGAGAAGAGGAGAACCGTCAGATTGTCTGTGGTGCTCCAAATGTTCGTGCAGGCATCAAGGTTATGGTGGCTTTGCCAGGTGCTCGCATTGCGGATAATTATAAGATTAAAAAAGGGAAAATCCGGGGCTTGGAGTCGCTGGGCATGATCTGCTCTCTGGGTGAGCTGGGTATTTCTGATTCTGTTGTGCCAAAGGAATTTGCGGATGGCATTCAAATCCTGCCTGAAGAAGCAGTGCCGGGCGAGGAAGTCTTCTCTTATCTGGACTTGGATGATGAGATTATCGAACTTTCCATCACACCAAACCGGGCTGATGCTCTGTCTATGCGTGGGGTGGCTCATGAAGTGGCTGCGATTTATGATAAGTCAGTACATTTCAAAGATTTTTCGCTGGTGGAAAATGAAAAGCAGGCAGCGGACAGTCTTTCAGTAGCCCTTGAGACAGAGAAAGCTCCTTATTACGCGGCTCGTATCTTGGAAAATGTCACTATTGCCCCAAGTCCTCAGTGGCTGCAAAATCTCCTCATGAACGAAGGAATCCGTCCGATTAACAATGTAGTGGATGTGACCAACTATATTCTGCTCTACTTTGGTCAGCCCATGCATGCCTTTGATTTGGATACGTTTGAGGGTGACGAGATTGTCGTGCGGGAAGCGCGTGCTGGTGAAAAACTGGTGACGCTGGATGGCGAAGAGCGGGAGTTGGAAGTGAGCGACCTAGTCATCACTGTGGCAGATAAGCCTGTTGCTCTGGCTGGTGTCATGGGTGGTCAAGCAACAGAAATCTCTGAGAAATCTAGTCGTGTCGTCTTGGAAGCAGCTGTCTTTGATGGAAAATCAATTCGCAAGACTAGCGGTCGCCTTAACCTGCGCTCGGAATCATCTTCCCGCTTTGAAAAAGGAATCAATGTGGCAACTGTCAATGAAGCTCTGGATGCGGCAGCAAGTATGATTGCAGACTTGGCAGGTGCAACTGTTCAGGCTGGTATCGTATCCGCTGGCAGCTTAGACACTAGTGATATAGAAGTGGTATCCAGTCTAGCGGATGTCGACCGAGTTTTGGGAACAGACTTACTTTATACAGATATTGTGGATGTCTTCCGCAGACTTGGCTTTGGCTTGTCAGGAAATGCTGAACAGTTCACTGTCAGCGTCCCTCGCCGTCGTTGGGATATTTCAATCGAAGCAGACCTCTATGAAGAAATTGCCCGCATTTACGGCTATGACAAATTGCCAGCTAGTCTGCCAAAAGATGACGGGACTGCTGGTGAATTGACTGCAACACAACAACTGCGCCGTCAAGTGCGGACCTTAGCAGAGGGAGTTGGTCTGACAGAAATCATTACCTATGCTTTGACGACACCAGAAAAGGCGATTGAGTTCACTCTCAATCCTAGCAACTTGACTGAGCTCATGTGGCCAATGACAGTGGAGCGCTCTGTTCTTCGTCAGAACATGGTTTCCGGTATTTTGGACTCCTTAGCCTACAATGTGGCTCGTAAGAATAAGAACCTAGCCCTCTATGAGATTGGTAAAGTCTTTGAGCAGACTGGCAATCCTAAGGAAGACCTGCCAAACGAAATCAATAGCTTTGCCTTTGCTTTGACAGGTCTGGTTAATGAAAAAGACTTCCAGACCAAGCCAGTAGCAGTTGATTTCTTCTATGCTAAGGGTGTAGTGGAAGCACTCTTTGCTAAGTTGGGCTTGAAAGCTGAATACGCAGCTAGCAACCAGATTAAGAGCCTGCATCCTGGGCGTACTGCCTTAATCTCTATCAATGGCCAGCCTGTCGGCTTTGTCGGCCAAGTCCATCCTGCGACAGCCAAGGCTTACGACATTCCTGAAACTTATGTGGCTGAGCTCAATCTGTCTGCTATCGAAGAGCAGCTCCAGCCAGCACAGCCATTTACGGAAATCACTAAATTCCCAGCTGTCAGCCGTGATGTGGCCCTTTTGCTCAAGGCTGAAATCACTCACCAAGAGGTCCTTGATGCAATCCAAGCTGCTGGTGTTAAGCGCTTGACAGATATTAAGCTCTTTGATATCTTCTCTGGTGACAAGCTAGGTGTCGGTCTCAAATCCATGGCCTACAGCCTGACTTTCCAAAATCCAGAAGCTAGCCTGACTGACGAGGAAGTGGCTAAATACATGGAAAAAATCGAAAAATCTCTGATCGAAAAACTCGGCGCAGAGTTGCGTTAA
- a CDS encoding GNAT family N-acetyltransferase, producing MLVRVKKEEASLLRELEVATYQETFGPFIKEADMAHYFDNELSLATIEKELADPESETYFVVKDDKIAGFLKFNWGRAQTEQELPQAFEVQRIYVLKTYHGQGLGKEMFEFALDEAEKRGFDWVWLGVWEKNFRAQDFYFKYGFEKFSQHDYITGETVDTDWLLRKKLK from the coding sequence ATGCTAGTCAGAGTCAAGAAAGAAGAAGCGAGTCTCTTGCGAGAGTTGGAGGTCGCGACTTATCAAGAAACTTTTGGTCCTTTTATCAAGGAAGCTGATATGGCTCATTATTTTGACAATGAGCTGTCGCTTGCAACTATCGAAAAGGAACTGGCAGATCCTGAGTCAGAGACCTATTTTGTTGTCAAAGATGATAAAATTGCTGGTTTTCTCAAGTTTAACTGGGGCCGGGCTCAAACAGAGCAAGAACTGCCACAAGCCTTTGAGGTTCAGCGAATCTATGTCTTGAAAACCTATCATGGTCAAGGTTTGGGCAAGGAAATGTTTGAATTTGCCTTAGATGAAGCCGAGAAACGAGGCTTTGACTGGGTCTGGCTGGGCGTCTGGGAAAAGAATTTTAGAGCTCAAGATTTTTACTTCAAATACGGCTTTGAAAAATTCAGTCAGCACGACTATATTACTGGCGAGACAGTAGATACAGACTGGCTGCTGCGCAAGAAATTAAAATAA
- the pheS gene encoding phenylalanine--tRNA ligase subunit alpha, with amino-acid sequence MTKTIEEQLKSLREETLASLKQLKAENQKELQDLRVAVLGKKGSLTEVLKGMKDISAEMRPIIGKHVNEARDILTAAFEKTAQLMEEQLVALKLAEESLDVTLPGRRIPVGNRHILSQTSEEIEDIFIGMGYQVVDGFEVEKDYYNFERMNLPKDHPARDMQDTFYITEEILLRTHTSPVQARAMDAHDFSKGPLKMISPGRVFRRDTDDATHSHQFHQIEGLVVGENISMANLQGTLQLIVQKMFGQDRSIRLRPSYFPFTEPSVEVDVSCFKCGGAGCNVCKKTGWIEIMGAGMVHPRVLEMSGIDAEKYSGFAFGLGQERVAMLRYGINDIRGFYQGDIRFSQQFK; translated from the coding sequence ATGACGAAAACGATTGAAGAACAACTAAAAAGCTTGCGAGAAGAGACTCTAGCTTCTCTCAAGCAGCTCAAGGCTGAGAATCAAAAAGAACTGCAAGACTTGCGTGTAGCTGTCTTGGGTAAAAAAGGTTCACTGACTGAAGTCTTGAAAGGGATGAAGGATATCTCAGCTGAAATGCGTCCGATTATCGGGAAGCATGTCAATGAAGCGCGAGACATTCTGACAGCAGCCTTTGAGAAGACTGCTCAACTGATGGAAGAGCAATTAGTAGCTCTGAAACTGGCTGAGGAATCCTTGGATGTGACTCTACCAGGCCGTCGAATTCCAGTAGGGAACCGTCATATTCTTAGTCAGACTAGTGAAGAAATTGAAGATATTTTCATCGGGATGGGCTATCAGGTCGTGGACGGCTTTGAAGTGGAAAAGGACTATTACAACTTTGAGCGGATGAATCTGCCTAAGGACCACCCAGCACGGGATATGCAGGACACTTTCTACATTACAGAGGAGATCCTGCTCAGAACCCACACTAGTCCGGTACAGGCGCGAGCTATGGACGCTCATGACTTTTCTAAAGGGCCACTCAAGATGATCTCACCAGGGCGCGTTTTCCGTCGGGATACCGATGATGCGACTCACTCCCACCAGTTCCATCAGATTGAAGGCTTGGTGGTTGGAGAAAATATTTCCATGGCCAACCTGCAAGGAACGCTGCAGCTGATTGTCCAGAAGATGTTTGGCCAAGACCGCAGTATCCGTCTGCGTCCGTCTTACTTCCCATTCACAGAGCCGTCTGTTGAAGTGGATGTTTCCTGCTTTAAGTGTGGCGGAGCCGGCTGTAATGTCTGCAAGAAGACCGGCTGGATTGAGATTATGGGAGCCGGTATGGTGCATCCACGCGTGCTGGAAATGAGCGGCATTGATGCAGAGAAATACTCTGGATTTGCCTTTGGTCTCGGCCAAGAGCGGGTAGCTATGCTCCGCTACGGTATCAACGATATTCGTGGCTTCTACCAAGGAGATATTCGTTTTTCTCAGCAGTTTAAGTAG
- a CDS encoding ABC transporter permease translates to MRAFIFAKRNFKEIMRDYVSSLMGIGFPVFLIIALSLMKQSLKGMPAIFSIENFAPSMMVFGASWLTIFVGSLMTTDRNSSFLMRLLSTPLRSVDYILGYSIPVLPLALLQGIASFATAMIFGLSLNLGTFYALLVLIPVALFFISLGLLLGSAFSSSNAVSGFGTILVNATVFLSGAVLPIEMIGGGFEAFCNTLPFAHAAKAVQLALAQDLNSLLPHLFWVLLYAFLFFIPSVWIFKKRMKG, encoded by the coding sequence ATGAGAGCCTTCATTTTTGCAAAGCGCAATTTCAAAGAAATCATGCGTGATTATGTCAGCAGTCTGATGGGAATTGGTTTTCCTGTCTTTCTGATTATCGCCCTGTCCCTTATGAAACAGAGCCTCAAAGGGATGCCAGCTATATTTTCCATTGAAAATTTTGCCCCAAGTATGATGGTGTTTGGTGCTTCCTGGCTAACTATTTTTGTTGGCAGTTTAATGACCACGGATCGCAATAGCTCTTTTCTCATGCGTCTCCTATCAACTCCGCTTCGGAGTGTGGATTACATTTTGGGCTATTCGATTCCAGTTCTGCCTCTGGCTCTTTTACAGGGCATAGCCAGTTTTGCGACTGCCATGATTTTTGGCTTATCCTTAAATCTGGGAACTTTTTATGCCCTCTTGGTTTTGATTCCAGTGGCTTTGTTCTTTATTTCCTTGGGCTTGCTTTTAGGATCAGCCTTCTCTAGCAGTAATGCAGTCAGTGGTTTTGGAACTATTCTTGTCAATGCCACGGTTTTTCTCAGTGGAGCAGTGCTTCCGATTGAGATGATAGGAGGTGGTTTTGAAGCATTTTGCAATACCTTGCCATTTGCCCATGCAGCAAAGGCTGTTCAGTTGGCATTGGCTCAAGATTTGAATTCGCTTTTGCCTCATCTGTTTTGGGTTCTGCTCTATGCTTTCCTATTCTTTATCCCTTCTGTCTGGATCTTCAAAAAGAGGATGAAAGGGTAG
- a CDS encoding AbrB/MazE/SpoVT family DNA-binding domain-containing protein, with amino-acid sequence MKCSLLQWILRRDRSGKGVSQERMEEDIQKNRYMGSVKVGPKGQIVIPKEVRDMFEIRPGDALVLFADAQQGIAIQRYELYEDLFNQTFNGDKNSKSDL; translated from the coding sequence ATGAAGTGCAGTTTGCTCCAGTGGATTTTACGAAGAGATAGAAGCGGAAAGGGAGTTAGTCAAGAAAGAATGGAAGAAGATATTCAAAAAAACCGCTATATGGGATCGGTCAAGGTTGGCCCCAAGGGGCAGATTGTCATTCCAAAAGAAGTGAGAGATATGTTTGAAATTCGACCTGGGGATGCTCTGGTCCTCTTTGCAGATGCCCAGCAAGGTATTGCCATCCAGCGTTACGAGCTCTATGAAGATCTATTTAATCAGACCTTCAATGGAGACAAAAATTCAAAAAGTGATTTATAA
- the trpX gene encoding tryptophan ABC transporter substrate-binding protein yields MKNKRLVTILGLLAVLAIGGIVYSSLNSKGNTTKTSGDSQTVKVGVLQYVSHPSLDLIYKGIQDGLAEEGYKGDKIKIDFMNAEGDQSKVSTMSKQLVSNDNDVLIGIATPSAQGLAAATKDKPIVMGAITDPVGANLVKNLDKPGGNITGVSDRNPAKQQLELIKKLTPDVKTIGALYSSSEDNSKTQVEEFKKLAEEAGYKVEEYSVPSTNEIASTMNVMTGKVDAIWIPIDNTIASAFATVVSSNKEAKKPIYPSATAMVEEGGLASVVVDQYDLGVATGKMVAKVLKGAKPADTAVDIFDTGKSVINTKNAKELGITVPEDVLKEAGQVIK; encoded by the coding sequence ATGAAAAACAAACGATTAGTAACTATCTTAGGCCTTCTGGCCGTTTTGGCAATCGGTGGGATTGTCTATTCCAGCTTGAACAGCAAAGGTAACACCACTAAGACTAGTGGCGACAGTCAGACAGTCAAGGTCGGCGTGCTGCAGTATGTCAGCCACCCTTCGCTGGATTTGATTTACAAGGGGATTCAGGATGGTTTGGCTGAGGAAGGCTATAAGGGAGACAAGATTAAGATTGACTTTATGAATGCTGAGGGCGATCAGAGCAAGGTCTCTACCATGAGCAAGCAGTTGGTTTCCAATGATAATGATGTGTTGATTGGGATTGCGACTCCGTCTGCACAAGGACTGGCAGCAGCTACTAAGGACAAGCCTATCGTCATGGGAGCTATCACAGATCCGGTCGGAGCAAACCTAGTGAAAAATCTTGACAAGCCAGGTGGCAATATCACTGGTGTCTCTGACCGCAATCCAGCTAAGCAACAGCTAGAGCTGATTAAAAAATTGACTCCAGATGTCAAAACTATCGGTGCGCTATACTCTAGCAGCGAAGATAACTCTAAAACTCAAGTGGAAGAGTTCAAAAAATTGGCTGAAGAGGCAGGCTACAAGGTAGAGGAATACTCTGTTCCTTCGACCAATGAAATTGCTTCAACTATGAATGTCATGACTGGCAAGGTTGACGCTATCTGGATTCCAATTGACAATACCATTGCTTCAGCTTTTGCGACAGTTGTGTCCAGCAATAAAGAAGCTAAGAAACCAATTTATCCAAGTGCGACAGCCATGGTAGAAGAAGGAGGCCTTGCCTCTGTTGTTGTAGACCAGTATGACCTAGGTGTTGCGACTGGTAAAATGGTAGCTAAAGTCCTTAAAGGTGCTAAACCTGCTGACACTGCAGTAGATATTTTCGATACAGGTAAATCTGTTATCAATACCAAAAATGCCAAAGAACTGGGCATTACTGTACCAGAAGATGTTCTGAAAGAAGCAGGACAAGTGATCAAATAG
- the fbpA gene encoding Rqc2 family fibronectin-binding protein FbpA, with protein MSFDGFFLHHMTEELRRELLGGRIQKINQPFEQELVLQIRSNRQSHKLLLSAHSIFGRVQLTDTTFENPAVPNTFIMVMRKYLQGAVIEAIQQVENDRILEISVSNKNEIGDSVAVTLIIEIMGKHSNIILLDKASGKIIEAIKHVGFSQNSYRTILPGSTYVAPPQTGSLNPFTVGDEKLFEILHTEDLEPKRLQQIFQGLGRDTATELSARLTTDKLKTFRAFFASPTQPSLTEKSFSALLFSDSKTQICTLSELLDTFYKDKAERDRVNQQASELIRRVENELEKNRKKLGKQEEELLATENAEEFRQKGELLTTFLHQVPNDQDQVELDNYYTGEKIIISLDKALTPNQNAQRYFKRYQKLKEAVKHLTSLIEETRATILYLESVETALAQASLTEIAEIREELVQTGFIRRRQREKIQKRQKPEKYLATDGQTIILVGRNNLQNDELTFKIAKKDELWFHAKDIPGSHVVITGNLQPSDEVKTDAAELAAYFSKARLSNLVQVDMIETRKLNKPTGGKPGFVTYTGQKTLRVTPDEEKIKSMKI; from the coding sequence ATGTCTTTCGACGGATTTTTTTTACACCACATGACAGAGGAGCTCCGCCGCGAATTGCTGGGCGGCCGTATTCAGAAGATTAATCAGCCCTTTGAACAGGAGCTGGTTTTACAGATTCGCAGCAACCGCCAAAGCCACAAGCTGCTCCTATCAGCTCACTCGATCTTTGGGCGCGTCCAGCTGACAGATACCACGTTTGAAAATCCAGCTGTTCCCAATACCTTTATCATGGTGATGCGCAAATACCTGCAGGGCGCTGTTATTGAAGCAATCCAGCAAGTGGAGAATGACCGGATTTTGGAAATCAGTGTCTCCAATAAGAACGAAATCGGCGATAGCGTGGCTGTGACTCTGATCATCGAAATCATGGGCAAGCACAGCAACATCATTCTCTTGGATAAGGCTAGCGGTAAGATTATTGAGGCTATCAAACACGTCGGATTTTCGCAAAATAGCTATCGAACGATTCTGCCGGGTTCAACTTATGTCGCGCCTCCTCAGACTGGCAGTCTCAATCCTTTCACTGTGGGCGATGAAAAGCTCTTTGAAATCCTACATACTGAAGACTTAGAGCCCAAACGCCTGCAGCAAATTTTTCAGGGATTGGGGCGGGATACGGCTACTGAACTCAGTGCCCGTCTGACAACTGACAAGCTCAAAACTTTCCGAGCCTTCTTTGCCAGTCCGACTCAGCCAAGCCTGACCGAAAAATCCTTCTCTGCTCTGCTATTTTCCGACAGCAAGACCCAAATCTGCACCTTATCCGAGCTTTTAGACACTTTCTACAAGGACAAGGCGGAGCGCGATCGGGTCAACCAGCAGGCCAGCGAGCTCATACGCCGAGTAGAAAATGAGTTGGAAAAGAACCGAAAAAAACTAGGTAAGCAAGAGGAAGAGCTCCTAGCAACGGAGAATGCAGAAGAATTCCGCCAAAAAGGGGAACTCTTGACCACCTTTCTCCATCAGGTGCCCAACGATCAGGACCAGGTAGAGCTAGACAATTACTACACAGGTGAGAAGATTATCATCTCGCTTGACAAAGCCCTAACTCCCAACCAAAATGCCCAGCGCTATTTTAAACGCTACCAGAAGCTCAAGGAAGCTGTCAAACACCTGACCAGCTTAATTGAGGAGACTCGGGCTACGATTCTCTACCTAGAGAGCGTGGAAACAGCCCTTGCTCAGGCCAGCCTGACTGAAATCGCAGAAATCCGAGAAGAACTAGTCCAGACTGGCTTTATCCGACGGCGCCAGAGAGAGAAAATCCAGAAAAGGCAGAAACCGGAGAAATATTTGGCAACAGATGGCCAAACCATTATCCTAGTTGGCCGCAACAATCTACAAAATGATGAGCTGACGTTTAAGATAGCCAAGAAAGACGAGCTTTGGTTCCACGCCAAGGATATTCCAGGTAGTCATGTGGTCATCACAGGCAATCTTCAGCCCAGCGATGAAGTTAAGACTGACGCTGCTGAGCTAGCGGCCTACTTCTCCAAGGCCAGACTCTCTAATCTGGTCCAAGTAGATATGATTGAGACTAGAAAACTCAATAAACCAACTGGTGGCAAGCCAGGATTTGTCACCTATACAGGCCAGAAAACCTTGCGCGTCACACCAGATGAAGAGAAAATTAAAAGCATGAAGATATAA